The following are from one region of the Veillonella nakazawae genome:
- a CDS encoding flavodoxin family protein, whose product MKVLIVNGSSHVNGTTMQAIKEVQKVFTEANVDTEVIQLGNKPIRDCIQCGYCFEHGECVFKDDDVNAFVEKAKDADGFIFATPVYYAHPSGRILSFLDRVFFSAESVKPNPFAFKPGASIAVARRGGTTASFDVLNKYFGISQMPIAGSTYWNISHGLVAEDAKQDEEGMQTMRNLARNMVWMMRSFAVAKEQGVPYPDTEKNVSTNFVR is encoded by the coding sequence ATGAAAGTTTTAATCGTAAATGGTAGTAGTCATGTGAATGGCACAACAATGCAAGCTATAAAAGAAGTACAAAAGGTCTTTACTGAGGCAAATGTAGATACTGAAGTCATTCAACTTGGTAATAAGCCGATTCGAGATTGTATTCAATGCGGTTATTGTTTTGAACATGGTGAATGTGTATTTAAGGATGATGATGTAAATGCCTTTGTAGAAAAAGCGAAGGATGCAGATGGCTTTATCTTTGCAACACCTGTATATTATGCACATCCGAGTGGACGTATTTTATCCTTTTTAGATCGCGTATTCTTTAGTGCAGAAAGTGTAAAGCCAAATCCATTTGCCTTTAAACCAGGTGCATCTATCGCCGTAGCTCGTCGCGGTGGTACAACGGCTTCCTTTGATGTACTTAATAAATACTTTGGTATTTCTCAAATGCCAATTGCAGGCTCTACATATTGGAATATTAGCCATGGTCTAGTAGCCGAAGATGCTAAGCAAGATGAAGAAGGTATGCAAACAATGCGCAACTTGGCTAGAAATATGGTTTGGATGATGCGTAGCTTTGCTGTAGCTAAGGAACAAGGTGTACCATATCCAGATACAGAGAAAAACGTATCTACGAACTTTGTACGTTAA
- a CDS encoding low molecular weight protein-tyrosine-phosphatase, translating to MVKILFICHGNICRSTMAEFYMRHIVAKAGLSDSIYVESAATSREEIGNDTHYGTKQKLDEMGIPYTRRKARQVTVDDYHNFDYLIIMDENNGRNLKRIIGDDLDSKVFKAMSFVGESRDVKDPWYTGNFDETYDDVSRSCDALLALIKEKI from the coding sequence ATGGTTAAAATTTTATTCATTTGTCATGGTAATATTTGTCGTTCAACGATGGCTGAGTTTTATATGAGGCATATCGTTGCGAAAGCTGGACTTAGCGATTCTATTTACGTTGAGTCTGCCGCCACATCTCGTGAGGAGATAGGAAACGACACCCATTATGGGACTAAGCAAAAACTAGATGAAATGGGTATTCCTTATACTCGTCGTAAGGCTCGTCAAGTAACTGTTGATGACTATCACAACTTCGATTACCTCATTATTATGGATGAAAATAATGGACGTAATTTAAAACGAATTATTGGTGATGATTTAGATTCTAAGGTATTCAAGGCCATGTCTTTTGTTGGTGAAAGCCGAGATGTAAAGGATCCTTGGTATACGGGAAATTTTGATGAAACCTATGATGATGTCAGTCGTAGCTGTGATGCTCTATTAGCGTTGATTAAAGAAAAAATATAA